The DNA segment CTGTTCAAAAAAGTGGCTTGCTTCGCTTTGAATATTTTGTCCATTTTTATGTCCAGGGACATGAAAAGAAATAGGATTCTTTTTGTTATGTTCAAGTAGTGCGTTAAAAAGAGGCGTATTCATTTGTTTTTTCATCGTATTACTTCCTTTTAAGAGTCTTATTTATTTTAGCAAAAAAGTGGTTTCCTTTCCCCTTTCATAGCAAAAAAATAAAGCCCTAAAAAGGACTTGTTAAGAGAAAATTTCTGGTGTGGTAATTTTCCTAAGTTGTTTAAGAAAATATTTATATCTTGGATCATTTGTATCTGTCTGTATTAAATCACTTTCACAATCCGTACAGATAAAAGAAGTATATAGATGTATGCCTTTCGGTTTAAGATTCTCACAAATAACGCACGTTTCCTCGTAATGACTATGTGCTAAAA comes from the Neobacillus sp. PS2-9 genome and includes:
- a CDS encoding sigma factor G inhibitor Gin, encoding MEVEGLSSFLAHSHYEETCVICENLKPKGIHLYTSFICTDCESDLIQTDTNDPRYKYFLKQLRKITTPEIFS